The Flavobacterium sp. HJ-32-4 genome contains a region encoding:
- the topA gene encoding type I DNA topoisomerase, with the protein MAKNLVIVESPAKAKTIEKFLGKDFQVESSYGHIADLPSKEIGVDIANGFKPKYEVSPDKKALVSKLKTLAKNAETVWLASDEDREGEAISWHLAEELKLDRKKTKRIVFHEITKSAITKAIENPRDINYNLVDAQQARRVLDRLVGYEVSPVLWRKIRSGLSAGRVQSVAVRLIVEREREIQQFKPVASYSVVADFANADGKNVRAKLSRNFATKKEAEDFLRLNIGSTYQVADLETKPGRKSPAAPFTTSTLQQEAARKLYMPVGITMQIAQRLYEAGLITYMRTDSVNLSQEAMAATAQEIKSSFGDRYSKPRTFVTKSKGAQEAHEAIRPTDMSRHSISLDRDQSRLYELIWKRTIASQMADAELERTTVNITASNHKEPFVASGEVLQFDGFLKVYLEGQDDEEDEQEGMLPAMKVGERLVNHAITATERYSRPASRYTEASLVKKLEELGIGRPSTYAPTISTIIGRNYVEKGNMEGVERPYTQLLLANGAVSEKTLKETTGSDKGKLVPTDIGNIVTDFLVKNFGTILDYHFTARVEEDFDEIAEGNRNWSKMMQEFYNHFHPNVEEVVANADRETGERILGTDPTSGKPVSVRLGKFGPMVQIGDIDDENKQFASLRADQNIGTIALEDALNLFLLPKNLGIYKGEEVEVNNGRYGPYVRHGSTFISLPKGTDPIDVDLTQAQVFIDEKLKADAPIGEYEGHPVQKGVGRFGPFIKWNGMFINVSKKYDFDRLTQADIESLIEDKLQKDQDKVISSWPAEGIVVEKARWGRSVITKGKTKIELGKDVDASKLTLEQIQELIAQKTPAKKTAAKAKTTRKK; encoded by the coding sequence ATGGCAAAGAACCTGGTGATAGTGGAGTCGCCTGCAAAGGCAAAGACGATTGAAAAGTTTCTTGGGAAGGATTTCCAGGTCGAATCAAGTTATGGGCATATCGCCGACCTTCCTTCCAAGGAAATCGGGGTGGATATCGCCAACGGCTTTAAACCTAAATACGAGGTGTCGCCTGATAAGAAGGCGCTGGTCTCAAAACTGAAGACGCTGGCCAAGAATGCGGAAACCGTATGGCTGGCGAGCGATGAAGACCGCGAAGGGGAGGCCATCTCCTGGCACCTGGCGGAAGAACTGAAACTCGATCGCAAGAAAACGAAACGTATCGTCTTCCACGAAATTACCAAATCGGCCATCACCAAAGCCATCGAAAACCCACGGGATATCAACTACAACCTCGTAGACGCCCAACAGGCACGCCGCGTACTCGACCGTCTGGTAGGGTATGAGGTATCGCCCGTCTTGTGGCGAAAAATCCGCAGCGGACTGTCAGCCGGACGCGTGCAGTCGGTCGCCGTGCGTTTGATCGTCGAGCGCGAACGCGAGATACAGCAGTTCAAGCCGGTGGCCAGCTATTCGGTGGTCGCCGATTTCGCAAACGCTGACGGAAAGAATGTCCGGGCAAAACTATCGCGGAATTTTGCCACGAAAAAAGAAGCCGAAGATTTCCTTCGCCTCAATATCGGCTCGACCTACCAGGTAGCCGACCTCGAAACCAAACCCGGGCGCAAGTCGCCGGCCGCGCCGTTCACCACGTCTACGCTACAGCAGGAAGCCGCCCGTAAACTCTATATGCCCGTAGGCATCACCATGCAGATAGCACAACGGCTGTATGAGGCCGGTTTGATCACCTACATGCGTACCGACAGCGTCAACCTCTCGCAAGAAGCGATGGCAGCCACCGCACAGGAAATCAAGTCGTCGTTCGGCGACCGCTATTCGAAACCCCGCACCTTCGTCACCAAGTCGAAAGGCGCGCAGGAGGCTCACGAGGCCATCCGTCCGACCGATATGTCACGGCATTCGATCAGCCTCGACCGCGACCAGTCGCGTCTCTACGAACTGATCTGGAAGCGTACCATCGCCTCCCAGATGGCCGACGCCGAGTTGGAACGCACCACGGTCAACATCACCGCCAGCAACCATAAAGAGCCGTTCGTTGCTTCGGGAGAAGTCCTGCAGTTCGACGGATTCTTAAAAGTATACCTCGAAGGACAAGACGACGAAGAAGACGAGCAGGAAGGCATGTTGCCCGCCATGAAAGTAGGCGAGCGGCTGGTCAACCACGCCATCACGGCCACCGAGCGCTATTCGCGTCCGGCCTCACGCTACACGGAGGCGTCACTCGTAAAGAAACTGGAAGAACTCGGCATCGGCCGTCCGTCCACCTATGCACCTACGATTTCAACCATCATCGGCCGTAATTATGTCGAGAAAGGAAATATGGAGGGCGTAGAACGTCCGTACACCCAACTCCTTCTCGCCAATGGTGCGGTGTCAGAGAAAACACTGAAAGAAACCACCGGATCTGATAAAGGCAAACTGGTGCCGACCGACATTGGCAACATCGTCACCGACTTCCTGGTGAAGAATTTCGGCACCATCCTCGATTACCATTTCACGGCGCGCGTTGAAGAAGACTTCGATGAAATCGCGGAAGGCAATCGCAACTGGTCGAAAATGATGCAGGAGTTCTACAACCATTTCCATCCAAACGTAGAGGAAGTGGTGGCCAATGCCGATCGTGAAACCGGCGAGCGTATCCTCGGCACCGATCCAACATCCGGGAAACCGGTAAGTGTACGCCTCGGAAAATTTGGCCCGATGGTACAGATTGGCGATATCGACGATGAAAACAAGCAATTTGCCAGCCTGCGGGCCGACCAGAATATCGGCACCATTGCGCTGGAAGATGCCTTGAACCTTTTCCTGCTCCCGAAAAACCTGGGTATCTATAAAGGAGAAGAAGTGGAAGTCAACAACGGGCGTTATGGCCCGTACGTACGCCACGGCAGCACCTTCATTTCTTTGCCGAAAGGCACCGATCCGATTGACGTCGATCTCACGCAGGCACAAGTCTTCATTGATGAGAAACTCAAGGCCGATGCGCCGATTGGGGAATACGAAGGACATCCCGTGCAAAAAGGGGTGGGCCGCTTCGGTCCGTTCATCAAATGGAACGGCATGTTCATCAACGTCAGTAAAAAATACGATTTCGACCGTTTGACGCAGGCCGATATCGAAAGCCTGATCGAAGACAAACTTCAGAAAGACCAAGATAAAGTCATTTCAAGCTGGCCGGCAGAAGGCATCGTGGTGGAGAAAGCCCGATGGGGACGTTCGGTCATCACGAAAGGCAAAACCAAGATCGAGTTGGGGAAAGACGTCGACGCGTCGAAACTTACCCTCGAACAGATACAGGAACTGATTGCCCAGAAAACCCCGGCGAAGAAAACCGCCGCAAAAGCCAAAACGACACGTAAGAAGTAA
- a CDS encoding sigma-54-dependent Fis family transcriptional regulator, with protein sequence MESVQAIKQRFEIIGNDPKLNRAIEKAIQVAPTDISVLVVGESGVGKEAVPKIIHSLSHRKHGKYIAVNCGAIPEGTIDSELFGHEKGAFTGATGTREGYFEVANGGTIFLDEVGELPLTTQVRLLRVLENGEFIKVGSSQVQKTNVRIVAATNVNMREAIEKGRFREDLYYRLSTVEITLPPLRERKEDIHLLFRKFASDFGHKYKMPPIRLDDSAVQALQRYRWGGNIRQLRNIAEQLSVLETNRDITGATLLSYLPAESALPSVIPGSKSDSDFSTEREILYKVLFDMKNDLNDLKKLTLELMKNGGAKVQEAHQGLIQKIYGQPEHAEVRAFEEHAHPVVMPASTNAAHTDYADDDADDHYLFAEAIEEEEPLRLEQKEIEMIKKALERHRGRRKAAADELGISERTLYRKIKQFDLG encoded by the coding sequence ATGGAATCTGTACAAGCCATAAAACAACGTTTCGAAATCATCGGGAATGACCCGAAGCTCAACCGTGCCATCGAGAAAGCGATTCAGGTGGCCCCGACCGACATTTCGGTGCTGGTCGTGGGGGAAAGCGGTGTGGGGAAGGAAGCCGTGCCGAAGATTATCCACTCGCTGTCGCACCGCAAGCATGGCAAATATATTGCCGTGAACTGTGGCGCGATACCGGAAGGCACGATCGACAGCGAATTGTTCGGACACGAAAAAGGGGCGTTTACCGGCGCGACCGGCACGCGGGAAGGCTATTTTGAGGTGGCCAATGGCGGCACGATTTTCCTGGATGAAGTGGGCGAATTGCCCCTCACAACACAGGTGCGCCTGTTGCGGGTGCTGGAGAACGGCGAGTTCATCAAGGTCGGCTCGTCGCAGGTGCAGAAAACCAATGTGCGCATCGTGGCGGCAACGAACGTCAACATGCGCGAGGCGATTGAGAAAGGCCGGTTTCGGGAGGACCTTTACTACCGTTTGAGTACAGTGGAGATTACCCTGCCGCCGCTGCGCGAACGCAAAGAAGATATTCATTTGCTGTTCCGGAAGTTCGCTTCCGACTTTGGACATAAGTATAAAATGCCGCCGATCCGGCTGGATGATTCGGCCGTGCAGGCGTTGCAGCGCTACCGTTGGGGCGGGAACATCCGGCAGTTGCGGAACATAGCCGAACAATTGTCGGTGCTGGAAACCAACCGCGACATCACGGGTGCCACGCTGTTGTCGTATTTGCCTGCGGAGAGCGCCTTGCCTTCGGTGATTCCGGGAAGCAAGAGCGACAGCGATTTCAGTACGGAACGTGAGATATTATATAAGGTGTTGTTCGACATGAAGAATGACCTGAACGACCTGAAGAAACTCACGCTCGAGCTAATGAAAAACGGCGGTGCGAAGGTGCAGGAAGCGCATCAGGGGCTTATTCAGAAAATCTATGGCCAACCCGAGCATGCCGAGGTGCGGGCGTTTGAAGAACATGCACATCCGGTGGTGATGCCCGCCAGTACGAATGCGGCACACACGGATTATGCCGACGACGATGCCGACGACCACTACCTCTTTGCCGAGGCCATTGAAGAAGAGGAACCGCTGCGACTAGAGCAGAAAGAGATCGAGATGATCAAAAAAGCGCTCGAACGCCACCGTGGCCGCCGGAAGGCCGCTGCGGATGAACTGGGCATTTCCGAACGCACACTTTACCGCAAAATCAAGCAATTCGATCTCGGATAA
- the miaB gene encoding tRNA (N6-isopentenyl adenosine(37)-C2)-methylthiotransferase MiaB has translation MEKIIEEHKQGESLVRLPKSGNTKKLFIESYGCQMNFSDSEIVASILAENGYDTTQQLEEADLVLVNTCSIRDKAEQTVRKRLETYNAIKKINPSMKVGVLGCMAERLKSKFLEEEKIVDMVVGPDAYKDLPNLLKEVEEGRDAINVILSKDETYGDVAPVRLNSNGVNAFVSITRGCDNMCTFCVVPFTRGRERSREPQSILEEIGDLWARGFREVTLLGQNVDSYLWYGGGLKKDYDKATEMQKATAVDFAQLLDRCATAFPKMRFRFSTSNPQDMHEEVLHVIAKHPNVCNYIHLPVQSGSTRILKEMNRQHTREDYMALIDRIRAIIPDCAISQDMITGFPTETEDDHRDTLDLMEYVKYDYGYMFAYSERPGTLAARKMTDDVPEDVKLRRLREIVALQQQHSLARTQAFVGQVVEVLIEKESKKSDQHWSGRNSQNTVVVFPKEQYKPGDFVLVRVDSCTSATLIGEAIGYSNMN, from the coding sequence ATGGAGAAGATCATCGAAGAGCACAAACAGGGCGAAAGCCTGGTGCGACTGCCGAAATCCGGCAATACAAAAAAACTGTTTATCGAGAGTTACGGCTGCCAAATGAACTTTTCGGACAGCGAGATCGTGGCGTCGATCCTGGCGGAGAACGGCTATGACACCACGCAGCAGTTGGAGGAAGCCGATCTCGTATTGGTCAACACCTGCTCGATTCGCGACAAGGCCGAACAAACGGTTCGCAAGCGGCTGGAGACGTATAACGCGATCAAAAAAATCAACCCGTCGATGAAGGTGGGGGTGCTGGGCTGTATGGCCGAACGCCTGAAGAGTAAATTCCTTGAGGAAGAGAAAATCGTGGACATGGTCGTAGGGCCGGATGCGTATAAAGACCTTCCGAACCTATTAAAAGAGGTAGAAGAAGGACGTGATGCGATCAATGTGATCCTGTCGAAAGACGAAACGTATGGCGATGTCGCCCCGGTGCGGCTGAACAGCAACGGCGTGAATGCGTTTGTGTCGATCACCCGCGGATGCGACAATATGTGTACGTTCTGCGTGGTGCCGTTCACACGCGGACGGGAGCGCAGCCGTGAGCCGCAGAGCATACTCGAAGAAATCGGCGACCTGTGGGCACGCGGTTTCCGCGAAGTGACGCTGCTCGGGCAGAACGTCGACAGTTATTTATGGTATGGCGGCGGGCTGAAAAAAGATTACGACAAAGCGACGGAGATGCAGAAAGCGACCGCGGTTGATTTCGCGCAACTGCTCGACCGTTGTGCCACGGCCTTCCCGAAGATGCGGTTCCGGTTTTCGACCTCGAACCCGCAGGACATGCACGAGGAAGTGCTGCACGTGATCGCGAAGCACCCGAATGTATGCAACTACATCCATTTGCCGGTGCAGAGTGGCAGTACCCGTATCCTAAAGGAAATGAACCGGCAGCACACACGGGAAGACTATATGGCGCTGATTGACCGGATCCGGGCCATCATACCCGATTGTGCGATCTCACAGGATATGATCACCGGGTTTCCGACCGAGACAGAAGACGACCACCGCGATACACTGGATTTGATGGAGTATGTCAAATACGACTACGGTTATATGTTCGCCTATTCGGAGCGTCCGGGCACGCTGGCGGCCCGGAAGATGACCGACGACGTGCCGGAGGACGTCAAACTGCGCCGCCTGCGGGAAATCGTGGCGTTGCAACAGCAGCATTCACTTGCGCGCACGCAGGCCTTTGTGGGGCAGGTGGTGGAAGTGCTGATCGAAAAAGAATCGAAGAAGTCGGACCAACACTGGAGCGGACGCAATTCGCAGAATACCGTTGTAGTGTTTCCGAAGGAACAGTATAAACCCGGCGACTTTGTGCTGGTGCGCGTTGACTCGTGCACAAGCGCGACCCTTATCGGGGAAGCCATCGGGTATTCAAACATGAATTGA
- the gldK gene encoding gliding motility lipoprotein GldK — MKKLIAFAALSSLLFSCGSSDKGELVGVKGKKWHPEKPYGMTLVPGGAFIMGKSDDDLANIGDAPTKTVTVRSFYMDETEITNSEYRQFVEWVKDSIIRVRLAILAEDVGGGGTATGGTAKGGKGGSIQDYAFANADPEKMTPYDKYMYENYYSQGTDDDPYAGRRLNRKVKLQTSTAKYPDEYYVEVMDSMYLPVSESYNGLRTIDVKKLQFRYSWMDIQAAAKAKKGKRSDFIKTEKTEVYPDTTVWIKDFAYSYNEPMHNDYFWHQAYSEYPVVGVNWKQAKAFCAWRTLNKNAYIKSKKKHHDLINSFRLPTEAEWEYAARGGLASATYPWGGPYAKSDRGCFLANFKPNRGDYAADGALYTVEAESYDPNGYNLYNMAGNVAEWTDSSYDPGAYEYVSTMNPNVPDTKNMRKVVRGGSWKDVSYYLAVSTRDFEYADTARSYIGFRTVQDYMGTQTTGNAPR; from the coding sequence ATGAAGAAGCTCATTGCATTTGCAGCACTTTCATCACTGTTGTTCAGCTGCGGTTCGAGTGACAAAGGAGAACTGGTCGGTGTGAAAGGAAAGAAATGGCATCCTGAGAAACCCTACGGAATGACGCTGGTACCCGGCGGTGCGTTCATCATGGGTAAATCAGATGATGACCTCGCGAATATCGGTGATGCACCTACCAAGACCGTGACCGTTCGTTCTTTTTATATGGATGAAACGGAAATCACTAACAGCGAATACCGACAGTTCGTGGAATGGGTAAAAGACTCGATCATCCGCGTGCGATTGGCTATTTTGGCAGAAGACGTAGGAGGTGGCGGAACGGCTACCGGCGGAACGGCCAAAGGCGGTAAGGGAGGAAGCATCCAGGATTATGCGTTTGCGAACGCCGATCCGGAGAAGATGACCCCGTACGATAAATATATGTATGAGAACTACTATAGCCAGGGTACGGATGATGATCCGTATGCAGGACGTCGTTTGAATCGTAAAGTAAAATTGCAGACCAGCACGGCGAAATACCCGGATGAGTATTATGTAGAGGTAATGGACTCTATGTACCTGCCGGTATCAGAATCCTACAATGGTCTTCGTACCATTGATGTGAAGAAACTGCAGTTCCGTTATTCTTGGATGGACATCCAGGCAGCAGCGAAAGCCAAGAAAGGCAAGCGTAGCGACTTTATCAAGACAGAGAAAACAGAAGTGTATCCAGATACAACCGTGTGGATCAAAGACTTCGCGTATTCGTACAACGAGCCGATGCACAACGATTACTTCTGGCACCAGGCCTATAGCGAGTATCCTGTAGTAGGTGTGAACTGGAAGCAGGCAAAAGCATTCTGCGCATGGAGAACGCTTAACAAAAACGCATACATCAAATCAAAGAAAAAACACCACGACCTGATCAACTCCTTCCGTCTTCCAACCGAAGCAGAGTGGGAATACGCAGCACGCGGTGGATTGGCATCCGCGACCTATCCATGGGGTGGGCCGTATGCGAAGAGTGACCGTGGTTGCTTCCTCGCAAACTTCAAGCCGAACCGTGGCGACTATGCAGCGGACGGTGCGCTTTACACAGTGGAAGCAGAATCGTATGATCCGAATGGCTACAACCTCTACAACATGGCGGGTAACGTAGCGGAGTGGACAGATTCTTCGTATGATCCGGGCGCTTACGAGTACGTTTCGACCATGAACCCGAACGTGCCGGATACCAAGAACATGCGTAAAGTAGTACGCGGTGGATCATGGAAAGACGTTTCCTACTACCTTGCGGTAAGCACACGTGACTTCGAATATGCGGATACAGCCCGCAGCTACATCGGATTCCGTACCGTACAGGATTACATGGGAACCCAAACAACGGGTAACGCACCACGTTAA
- a CDS encoding formimidoylglutamase produces MEFDFLSPLNDEITGFIRNLSAQHLGSKVVLHTSTDFPDLAKVRIAMVGVLDARGANSYEEVNLDAIRMELYSLYPGNWFETIADLGDIIEGNTIEDTHYAVREVVTSLLKKQIIPVVIGGSQDITYALYRAYDTLEQMVNLVCIDSRFDFGKPDHPVSASSYLSKIVMEEPNNLFNYSNVGYQTYYNSQEEIDLIEKLFFDEFRLGEVTANIAIAEPVFRDADLVSLDLTSIKSSDSGNLLTFTPNGFNGKEICALARYAGISDKVSAFGIFNQNSSPNEAPLAAQIIWYFLEGYHYRSNEYPFGSREQYLKYIVPMEDDELVFYKSDRTERWWIEIPHVNNKLKRNTLLPCSHEDYLEAVKGEIPKRWWKAQRKSIL; encoded by the coding sequence ATGGAATTCGATTTCCTTTCACCGCTGAACGACGAGATCACAGGTTTTATCCGCAACCTGTCGGCCCAGCATTTGGGTAGTAAGGTAGTATTGCATACGTCCACCGACTTCCCCGACCTGGCGAAAGTGCGGATTGCGATGGTAGGCGTACTGGATGCCCGGGGCGCGAACAGCTACGAAGAGGTCAACCTCGATGCCATCCGGATGGAACTCTATAGCCTCTATCCCGGGAATTGGTTCGAAACGATCGCCGACCTGGGCGACATCATCGAAGGGAATACCATCGAAGATACCCATTACGCCGTTCGGGAAGTGGTCACTTCGCTGTTGAAGAAACAAATCATCCCCGTGGTGATAGGCGGAAGCCAGGATATTACATATGCACTTTACCGCGCCTACGACACCCTCGAACAGATGGTCAACCTGGTGTGCATCGACAGCCGCTTCGATTTCGGGAAGCCCGATCATCCGGTAAGCGCGAGTTCGTATCTGTCGAAGATTGTAATGGAAGAGCCAAACAACCTCTTCAACTACAGTAATGTCGGCTACCAGACCTATTACAACTCGCAGGAGGAAATCGACCTGATCGAGAAATTGTTCTTTGACGAGTTCCGGCTCGGGGAAGTGACGGCCAACATCGCTATCGCCGAACCGGTCTTTCGCGACGCCGATTTGGTGAGCCTTGATTTAACATCAATAAAATCCAGCGATTCGGGCAATTTGCTTACTTTTACCCCGAACGGTTTCAATGGCAAGGAAATCTGTGCATTGGCCCGCTACGCGGGTATCAGCGATAAGGTATCAGCCTTTGGTATTTTCAACCAGAACAGTTCACCCAATGAGGCGCCGTTGGCCGCGCAGATTATCTGGTATTTCCTTGAGGGCTACCACTACCGGTCCAACGAGTATCCCTTCGGTAGCCGGGAGCAGTACCTGAAATACATCGTGCCCATGGAAGATGACGAATTGGTCTTTTACAAAAGCGATCGTACGGAACGTTGGTGGATCGAAATACCACATGTTAATAATAAATTAAAAAGGAATACGTTATTACCGTGTTCACACGAAGATTATCTGGAAGCGGTAAAAGGAGAGATTCCGAAGCGATGGTGGAAGGCACAACGGAAAAGCATCCTGTGA
- the gldL gene encoding gliding motility protein GldL: MAFLSKKAMNFAYGMGAAVVIVGALFKLMHWPGASVMLIVGLGTEALIFGLSAFDPVDKELDWSLVYPELAGGEARKKDAKEDPKDAQGLLSQKLDNLLKEAKIDGQLMASLGTSIRNFESAAKGISPAADGIAATKKYSEELERAATQMENLNALYKMQLESQQRNAEANQAIAEGASKLQEQMKSMTANIASLNNVYGGMLSAMSNRG; encoded by the coding sequence ATGGCATTTTTGAGCAAAAAAGCAATGAACTTCGCTTACGGTATGGGAGCGGCGGTTGTAATCGTAGGAGCACTCTTCAAACTGATGCACTGGCCTGGAGCGAGTGTGATGCTCATCGTCGGATTGGGAACGGAGGCATTGATCTTTGGTCTGTCTGCTTTCGATCCGGTTGATAAAGAACTTGACTGGTCGTTGGTATATCCAGAATTGGCCGGCGGCGAAGCCCGTAAGAAAGATGCCAAAGAGGATCCAAAAGATGCCCAGGGCCTTCTGTCCCAGAAACTGGACAACCTGTTGAAAGAAGCAAAAATCGACGGTCAGTTGATGGCAAGCCTCGGCACTTCGATCCGTAACTTCGAGTCGGCTGCAAAAGGAATTTCCCCTGCTGCTGACGGCATTGCGGCTACTAAGAAATACAGCGAAGAGTTGGAGCGCGCAGCTACACAAATGGAAAACCTGAACGCCCTTTACAAAATGCAGTTGGAAAGCCAACAGCGTAATGCTGAGGCCAACCAGGCAATCGCGGAAGGCGCTTCTAAACTGCAAGAGCAAATGAAGTCGATGACAGCAAACATCGCATCGCTCAACAACGTTTACGGCGGTATGCTTTCTGCTATGAGCAACAGAGGATAA
- a CDS encoding tetratricopeptide repeat protein, with amino-acid sequence MNTAEYTFLLSRPTALRDRQLAELEEMVREFPYFQSARALQLKGLYAQDSYRYNQALKTTAAYTHDRGVLFDFITSGNFESLQDAFDQEKAARIAEIVVNDSEEVKLRRADMDVDTLEQSIRTSIAVTRKELPTVDAEEKLGIGKPLDFSKQEKHSFMEWLQLTSIKPIERRAEPEATPIPEERKRKLDLIDRFIESNPKIVPKRDEPGTVAASLPSETDTQSLMTETLARVYLEQKKYEKAIQAYEILILKYPEKSSLFADRISDIRSLQQNSN; translated from the coding sequence ATGAACACAGCGGAATACACCTTTTTACTCTCACGCCCTACGGCGCTTCGCGACCGGCAACTTGCCGAGTTGGAGGAGATGGTACGCGAATTCCCGTACTTCCAGAGTGCGCGGGCGCTGCAGTTGAAAGGGTTGTATGCACAGGACAGCTACCGGTATAACCAGGCGCTGAAAACCACGGCGGCGTATACGCATGACCGGGGGGTGTTGTTCGACTTCATCACGTCGGGTAATTTCGAGAGCCTGCAGGACGCGTTTGACCAGGAAAAAGCGGCGCGGATTGCGGAGATCGTGGTGAACGACAGCGAGGAAGTGAAGCTGAGACGGGCGGATATGGATGTGGATACGCTGGAACAATCCATCCGGACGAGCATTGCGGTGACGCGGAAAGAACTGCCGACGGTCGACGCGGAGGAAAAACTGGGGATCGGGAAGCCACTTGATTTCTCGAAACAGGAGAAACACTCGTTTATGGAGTGGCTGCAACTGACGTCGATCAAGCCGATCGAGCGGCGTGCGGAGCCCGAAGCGACACCGATACCGGAGGAGCGCAAACGGAAACTCGACCTGATCGACCGGTTCATCGAAAGCAATCCGAAGATTGTGCCGAAGCGGGACGAACCGGGCACTGTGGCGGCTTCGCTGCCATCGGAAACCGACACGCAGTCGCTGATGACCGAGACGCTGGCCCGTGTGTACCTCGAGCAAAAGAAGTACGAAAAGGCCATTCAGGCGTACGAAATTTTAATTTTGAAATATCCGGAAAAAAGTAGTTTATTTGCAGACCGAATTTCAGACATCCGGTCTTTACAACAGAATTCCAATTAA
- the lptE gene encoding LptE family protein, with amino-acid sequence MKALKLLFLFVSAGLLSGCGVYNFTGAKPMSGSFQVNYFQNNSELVQPGIERTFTNKLQDLIQNQTNLTLTNSNGDRVYEGEIVDYRITPMSATADQRAAENRLTIAVNVRYTNKKNEEESQEKRYSFYRDFPGSQQPSNAELTAYIDEIFDRLTQDIFNDTLAKW; translated from the coding sequence ATGAAAGCACTGAAATTACTTTTCCTTTTTGTGAGCGCCGGCCTGTTGAGTGGCTGCGGCGTGTATAATTTTACCGGGGCGAAACCGATGAGTGGCTCGTTCCAGGTGAACTATTTCCAGAACAATTCGGAGTTGGTGCAGCCGGGCATTGAGCGGACGTTCACCAATAAACTGCAGGACCTCATCCAGAACCAGACGAACCTGACGCTGACGAATTCGAACGGCGACCGGGTGTATGAGGGGGAAATCGTCGACTATCGCATTACGCCGATGTCGGCTACGGCGGACCAGCGTGCAGCGGAAAACCGACTGACGATCGCCGTAAACGTGCGGTATACCAATAAGAAGAACGAAGAGGAATCGCAGGAGAAGCGCTATAGTTTCTACCGAGACTTCCCGGGCTCGCAGCAGCCAAGCAATGCCGAATTGACGGCTTATATCGACGAGATTTTCGACCGACTGACCCAGGATATTTTCAACGACACCCTCGCCAAGTGGTAG